Proteins found in one Amblyraja radiata isolate CabotCenter1 unplaced genomic scaffold, sAmbRad1.1.pri S89, whole genome shotgun sequence genomic segment:
- the LOC116969601 gene encoding paraneoplastic antigen Ma6E-like → MGKSGGNGEKRGAAGKSGGQRASGTAGKSGGSGEERGASGGQRGGTGGSGNQREQRGQRGQRGRAGNSGEQRGQRGQRGRAGGSGEVRGQRGRAGGSGEDRGAAGIGGSGEEAGTAGKSWSNGEERGQRGQRGMRGQWGRAGAMGKSGGQRGRAGGNGHRGQRGRAGAAGKSGGQWGRAGATGKSGGAGSGEVRGQRGRAGAAG, encoded by the exons atggggaagagcgggggcaatGGGGAAAAgcggggggcagcggggaagagcggggggcaaCGGGCATCGGggacagcggggaagagcgggggcagcggggaagagcggggggca agcggggggcagCGGGGAGGAACAGGGGGCAGCGGGAATCAGCGGGAGCAGCGGGGacagcgggggcagcggggaagagcggggaaCAGCGGGGAACAGCGGGGGCAGCGG gggcaacgcgGAAGAGCGGGAGGCAGCGGGGAAGTGCGGGGGCAACGGGGAAGAGCGGGTGGCAGCGGGGAAGACCGGGGGGCAGCGGGCATtgggggcagcggggaaga AGCGGGGACAGCGGGGAAGAGCTGGAGCAACGGGGAAGAACGGGGACAGCGGGGGCAGCGGGGGATGCGGGGGcaatggggaagagcgggggcaatGGGGAAAAgcggggggcagcggggaagagcggggggcaaCGGGCATCGGggacagcggggaagagcgggggcagcggggaagagcggggggcagTGGGGACGAGCGGGGGcaacggggaagagcgggggggca ggcagcggggaagtgcgggggcagcggggaagagcgggggcagcgggg